A window of Drosophila santomea strain STO CAGO 1482 chromosome X, Prin_Dsan_1.1, whole genome shotgun sequence genomic DNA:
GGGGCTCCACCAGCGGGAACACTGGAATCAGCAGGAACTCCACCAGCTGGTACATTTGAATTAGCAGGAACTCCACCAGCGGGAACATTGGAATCAGCAGGAACTCCACCAGCGGCAGAGGATCCATCAACTGGAGCGCCAGGAGCGGCGGTGGTGACATCAGCAGGAGATCCGGGAGCGGCAGAAGATCCATCAGCTGGAGAGCCAGGAGCGGCGGTGGTAACATCAGCAGGAGCACCAGGAGCGGCAGAGGATCCATCAGCTGGAGCGCCAGGAGCGGCGGTGGTGACATCAGCAGGAGATCCGGGAGCGGCAGAAGATCCATCAGCTGGAGAGCCAGGAGCGGCGGTGGTAACATCAGCAGGAGCACCAGGAGCGGCAGAGGATCCATCAGCTGGAGCGCCAGGAGCGGCGGTGGTGACATCAGCAGGAGATCCGGGAGCGGCAGAAGATCCATCAGCTGGAGAGCCAGGAGCGGCGGTGGTAACATCAGCAGGAGCACCAGGAGCGGCAGAGGATCCATCAGCTGGAGCGCCAGGAGCGGCCGTGGTGACATCAGCAGGAGATCCGGGAGCGGCAGAAGATCCATCGGCTGGAGCGCCAGGAGCGGCGGTGGTAACATCAGCAGGAGCACCAGGAGCGGCAGAGGATCCATCAGCTGGAGCGCCAGGAGCGGCGGTGGTGACATCAGCAGGAGATCCGGGAGCGGCAGAAGATCCATCAGCTGGAGCGCCAGGAGCGGCGGTGGTAACATCAGCAGGAGCACCAGGAGCGGCAGAGGATCCATCAGCTGGAGCGCCAGGAGCGGCGGTGGTGACATCAGCAGGAGATCCGGGAGCGGCAGAAGATCCATCAGCTGGAGCGCCAGGAGCGGCGGTGGTGACATCAGCAGGAGATCCAGGAGCGGCAGAGGACCCATCACCTGGAGCGCCAGGAGCGGCGGTGGTGACATCAGCAGGAGATCCAGGAGCGGCAGAGGACCCATCAGCAGGAGCGGCAGAGGATCCATCACCTGAAGCGCCAGGAGCGGCGGTGGTGACATCAGCAGGAGATCCAGGAGCGGCAGAGGATCCATCAGCTGGAGCGCCAGGAGCGGCAGAGGATCCTTCACCTGGTGCGCCAGGAGCGGCGGTGGTAACATCAGCAGGAGATCCGGGAGCGGCAGAAGATCCATCAGCTGGAGCGCCAGGAGCGGCGGTGGTAACATCAGCAGGAGATCCGGGAGCGGCAGAAGATCCATCAGCTGGAGCGCCAGGAGCGGCAGAGGATCCATCAGCTGGAGCGCCAGGAGCGGCAGAGGATCCATCAGCTGGAGCGCCAGGAGCGGCGGTGGTGACATCAGCAGGAGATCCGGGAGCGGCAGAAGATCCATCAGCTGGAGCGCCAGGAGCGGCGGTGGTAACATCAGCAGGAGCACCAGGAGCGGCAGAGGATCCATCAGCTGGAGCGCCAGGAGCGGCGGTGGTGACATCAGCAGGAGATCCTGGAGCGGCAGAAGATCCATCAGCTGGAGAGCCAGGAGCGGCGGTGGTAACATCAGCAGGAGATCCGGGAGCGGCAGAAGATCCATCAGCTGGAGCGCCAGGAGCGGCAGAGGCTCCATCAGCTGGAGAGCCAGGAGCGGCGGTGGTGACATCAGCAGGAGCACCAGGAGCGGCAGAGGATCCATCAGCTGGAGCGCCAGGAGCGGCAGAGGATCCATCAGCTGGAGCGCCAGGAGCGGCAGAGGCTCCATCAGCTGGAGAGCCAGGAGCGGCGGTGGTGACATCAGCAGGAGATCCGGGAGCGGCAGAAGATCCATCAGCTGGAGCGCCAGGGGCGGCGGTGGTGACATCAGCAGGAGATCCAGGAGCGGCAGAGGATCCATCAGCTGGAGCGCCAGGAGCGGCAGAGGATCCATCAGCTGGAGCACCAGGAGCGGCGGTGGTGACATCAGCAGGAGATCCAGGAGCGGCAGAGGATCCATCAGCTGGAGCGCCAGGAGCGGCGGTGGTGACATCAGCAGGAGATCCTGGAGCGGCAGAAGATCCATCAGCTGGAGAGCCAGGAGCGGCGGTGGTAACATCAGCAGGAGATCCGGGAGCGGCAGAAGATCCATCAGCTGGAGCGCCAGGGGCGGCAGAAGATCCATCAGCTGGAGCGCCAGGAGCGGCGGTGGTGACATCAGCAGGAGATCCAGGAGCGGCAGAGGATCCATCAGCTGGAGCGCCAGGGGCGGCAGAGGATCCATCAGCTGGAGCGCCAGGAGCGGCGGTGGTGACATCAGCAGGAGCACCAGGAGCGGCAGAGGATCCTTCAGCAGGAgaaccaggagcagcagtagGGACATCACCTGGAGCCGCAGTGGTTACATCAGCTGGAGTGCCGGGAGCTGCGGTTGATCCTTCAACAGGAGAATCTGGAGCAGCAGTAGTGTCAGCCGGTAGGGTGGGGTCAACTAATCCGGGTTCGTTAGTAGATTCTTCGGGTGCGTTCGGGTTCAGAGGGGAATTGGGGTGGATTGGACTGTTGGGATCGACTTCGCCTGGAGCAAGAGTCGTTCCCGCCGGAGCGTTGGGGTCTGCTCCTGGTGTGTTGGGTTCAATGGTTGGGTAAGTGCCCTCCGATCCGGGTGACAATGTGGAGTCCACGGGAGTTGTATCGCTGGGCACCGTCGATTCCGGCTCCAGTGGTGCTTCCGATCCTGTGGTGGTCTCCTCAATGGCTGCAGTAGTTGTCTCGACCGGAGCTTGGGTGGTTTCAAGCGGTGCCTGAGTGGTCTCAACCGGAATCTGGGTGGTCTCTTCCGGCACCTGTGTGGTCTCTACCGGAGCCTGAGTGGTCTCAACTGGAGCAGATGGCTTCGTGGGAACAGCGCTGGCTGGTGCACCTACACCCTCGGTGGAGATCTCTACGGCGCTAGCACTGCTGGTGGAATCCACGAGCGGGGCGGATTCGCTCACCACGGGGCTGTCGGTGATGGTCACCATCTTGGCGACAGCCGCCGTGGGCGCCTCAGCGGCCGACTTGACCGGCACGCAGATCTCGAGGCCGTCGGTGACGCAGCGGGTGTTAAGCTCGCATGGCACCACCGGACCGGTGGTCAGGTCATCGACGCACTGCTGATAGGAGAGTGGTCCCACGCAGACGGCGCTTTTGCCACCGCACTTGAGTCCTACGGCGGCGGCATGCGCCTGTTGGCTGGCCACCAGGGCTGTCAACTgtgggaaaaaaaagaagccacGGGGGGAGGATCGTGTTAGTGGGTGTGGGCTCCAGGGGATTGGGTCGGTGCACTGTTTGTCTCGGGACCTTAACAATTACACTGTGGTTTCGTTTCACTTGCATAGGATACTTTCGAGTGATCGCCGAGCGCTTTGAACGTTATCCAAAGTAACAAGAGTCCCGGGAGCTACGGATTCGGATTCCGTTACGGATTCGATTTTGATTGgtgcattattattttttcgattttttcgCAGCATGTGCGTATCCAAGTGCGACACCGATTGGattccaataaaatatatatacatgtacaACACGTCAGTAAATGAATAACCAAACagaacagcaaaaaaaaagtaacaaGTTTGGGTACACAATCCATTGCGACAGTATTCGATACAAGTTGGGATTGGACTTGGATCGGGATGACGCGATGGCTGCGAGTTCCGGTATTATGCAATTACCACTAGCAACACCAGAAGTCTGGTGGATCGGTTCGTTGTCATCGTGTTCGTTGTTGGATGTGTTTTTGGTTCGAATGAAGAATCGTTACTATCCTCTGTATGCCAGACTTTAGGGTTTTTATGCGAAATATCTCGCTATCTTCAAATCTCCAGCTTCCCGAGCAAAATCTCTGCTGACGCTGGCCAAATACGCGATAATCGCTTGTTTGCTTTGGCCGATAGCCCCGTGTGGCTAAACCAATTTATGGTATTGCGGCGCAAGTGATAtcaaaagtttaaaaaaatcaacCAAATGACCTGTTCTAATCCCGATTAAgtgaaatttcatttacttcTAGGGGTCATAGACTTGATATAGTGCAGGTCATAACCCACGCACTTTATAACCCAACCATGACTCAGACTTGTTATCTTAGAACAGAGACTCTTTTTTTCCTGCCATTTGTTTTGACTCTTAAATACGTAATCTTAATCTTGGCCAACACTAACGTCAAGGCAAATGTTGATAAAGCGGGCTGCGCATTTCCGTTGACTGGAGTCTTTGCTTTATTTGCCGCCAGCTAGTTAAATAAACATTATAACAGATATTAAAAGAGCAGACCTACAGACAGACAATTCCTATACTTCTTCATCAAGTTTCACTTAACCCGATTCTTGGGGTCGACAGCCCAAGTAAGCCCCACAAGTAAATCTTTGAGTGCAGTTTTCTTGCCAGTGACGCAGTCAAATGATTTTTTAGCGAGTAATTTTTAACAATATGCCCATGACATGAgcactttttcatttttttgcaTACCGTTTGAAGATAACGCTTTAGCTGCGATCTGCTGTCCCAAATGCATATCATTTGGGACAGTTCTTGTCAGATGACATAAAGTCTAAGCGGTTCCCAAAAGGATTGTATAACTGGGAGAGCTCGTGAAATTTACGATCGTAGGCCGAGCATTCTAGAGTTCAAGCATCACTCAAGTGTAATCCACAAAAGTTTGTAGAAGCTTAGGTAACGTTTCATTGTTGTTTCATATTGTTAACGACATTCCCACGATGACCAATTAAAGGCGAGAATAAAAGCGAGAATAGAGTTTGGTTCAGTAATATTTACTGTTAAGACATGCCGGTTTCCCCAGAAGCCTTAATTACCATATGGAATGGACACCTGCAGTGCCCATCATTACCTGGAGGTCGAGAGGTGCGCCCAACATCTGTCATGGATCCCACGAATCCCACTCCCACCGGCAGCCTTTGAACTTCGAACTTCCCTGTCCATGTCCCTGGCCCATTGCATATGCCCTTTGAGCCCGAACTGGCGAATTCCATGAAAATTGAACAATTAAGTGGAATttgctttactttttttgttatttgccaTTAATGCGGTTTAGCCGTGcaacaaaaacgaaatatcgagttgaaaaaaaatataaaaaatggtAAATGCAATGCAGGCGCAGTCAAAGTGCGGTTTTCGTGTGTCTAGACAATACAATAAATATCTGTATTATCAAATATGTATACACTGCAATTATTTGAAAAACCAGACATCAAATCcatatgttaattaattattagATAGTTATAGTTgtgtttttgccattttaataTAATGTATGGGATAGAAACTTGTACTTATTTCTCTAATATTGTTCTTTAAGTTAAGCACctaatatacttatattttaaattgcagtCATTATTTTGACAGTGTTCAgatgtatttaatattatgaCTGCTAGAGTGGCCATCGATGAGAAACCTTCTGTCTAGATGAGTGCTAATTCGCTCGAAACCCAGTGGCTGGAGTGGACCCAAACCTAAATAGGCTTTGAGGTTGTCAACCGGATCTAGGCGATGGATGgaggcaaatgcaaataaggCAAAGGTGGTGGGTCAAATTATGCAAGGGCAGCCGGAGGGGCCACCATGGGACCTGCGATTTTGCTTCCACCTTTTGCAGTGGCGCCCGAGCAGGGACCCAGTCCtttgcagtggcagtggcagctgcagttgcagctccTCCGTTAATGTTGTTGGCGCTGCGGTCGCGGCTATGACGACGCCGTTGGTGGTTGCAGTGGTGCAGAGGCTTCCAGTTGGAGCCGCGTCGCGGCTCGACTCTCTCTTGCCTCATTGGCGTTTCACAAAGCGAGCGGCGTTGgctaaatttgcataaattaacaATGTTTCGCAATTGCAGCGCCACTGATGCAGCGAATTCTTTGTAGCAGTGGGACGAGGGACCCGCACAATTCTCACATGTCCCATATCCCATGTCCAATGGCCAATGCCCAGTGTCCCATGCGAatgcgtgtgtgttttgtgtgtcgCAACCGTGGGCAGTGTGCGCGTTTTATTGATTTGATGCTCCAATGCACTTATTATCCCTCAGGCGGCCCCTCCTACTGCCTGTTAATCCCCTGGCGATGCGACGCCATTTGCCACGTCTCTCTAACCAGTGTCTCCCACGCCCAGATACACAGACGACAGTGAGGAGGATATATACGCATTAGGGTGAGCCACATATCAGCAAAGTTGATCGATTGCGGCTCATTAGGGCTTCACTTATTCCGTGGATAGCGAATTGCGGTTCGATGCGATGGCTGAGAAGCCCGAAATTATGACTGAAAATGGGTAAGCAAGTGGAGTGGAGAAAGGGATGCTGAGGAATTCTAAGTTTATTTTGCATACCTTTAGAAATTAATTTGTGCTCAAAGTTCAAATTCCTTAAAGGGGCCGTAGAACCAcaaccaaataaattttaaagattAGAGAGTATGGAAAAAAATTCTTAACGACCCAAACGGGTAAATTGACGCCATTTAAAGGAAAGTTTTTACCCAGCTTGCCGATGTAGCTTTAATCTTCAGACGggtaattaaaagtaaaaacaaaaataaagagGTTTCTAAATTTAAAGGTGTTTCTTGGAAGAAAGATATTGATAAGATTAATGAGAAAGAACGATAAGAagaaacaattaattaaatggtTTCGGCCTTTAATAACTCACTgagaaaaaatgttttgaacaAAGCTGCCAACAATAACAgatttttgttgatttattaatTGTACCACCCGAACGCGTAAATTTCAACTCTTTTGCATTGTAAATTGGTCCAATTTACGTGTGTTTGGGCGTGCAAAATGGAATCATCAGCAGTCAATTAATCAAGTAGGCATGTATATCATACGGTTCATGTCCTCATGTCATGTGTCACAAAAAAACCTTTAAACGAACCCAAAATTTCAACTGTGACGTTTGTTTTAGGCGGATTTAATCCACAAACAAGAAATACCTCCCATTTTAAAACCATCAGCGAGGCAAGCTAGAAGACCTTTAGCCATGGCCGCAGAGAATCCTGTAGCAGGAACTGCCGAGGAGGTCGAAGGCAACTGGTGCCTGATTGAGAGCGACCCGGGGGTCTTCACCGAGCTGATACGTGGTTTTGGCTGTACGGGTGCCCAAGTGGAGGAGATCTGGACCCTGGATGCAGACGCCTTTCATCACCTGGAGCCCATCCATGGCCTGATTTTCCTGTTCAAGTGGGTGGACGACAAGCCCGCTGGTCGCGTGGTCACGGATAGGAGTGACATCTTCTTCGCCCGCCAGGTGATATCAAATGCCTGCGCCACGCAGGCTCTTCTCTGCCTGCTGCTCAATCTCCGCCATTCGGATATCGATTTGGGCCAAACGTTGAACGGTTTCAAGCGCTTCTGCCAGGATCTGGATCCAGAAACCCGTGGTCACTGCTTGGGCAACGAGGAGAAGATCCGTAAAGTACACAATTCCTTTGCTCGACCCGTACTTTTCGAGTTTGATACGCGCCCGGGCTCGCCCGATGATTATTGTTACCACTTTGTTGGCTATATGCCAATAAAAGGCAAACTATTCGAATTGGACGGTATGCATGAGGGTCCAATCGAGCTGGCCGAGATCGGCCAGCATCAAAACTGGCTAGATGTGGTCAGACCGATTATTGAGGCACGCATGGAGCGCTACAGCGTCGGAGAGATCCACTTCAACCTGATGGCCTTGGTCTCGGATCGTCAGCGATGCTACGAGCGCCAGATTCAACTGCTTGTCCACCAGCCATCGCCGCTCAGTCACGCGGAGCGTCAGTCGGAGATCGCCACTCTAAGGACCTTTGTGAAATTTGAGCAGGAGAAGAAACGACGATACCGTCAGGAGAACATACGTCGCCGCCACAACTATTTGCCCTTCATTGTCGAGCTCCTGAAGCAGTTGGGCGAGACTGGCCAATTGATGCCCATTTACGAGAAGGCCAAGCAACGGGCTTATCAATGCCAAGCGTACAAAAGCGATAAAAACTAGCCCCCTCCATGAGAACTTATGATTAACTTATGATGTCAAACTAAATTGCCCTGCTGCTGTGCAACTGCATTACCAATCGATTGGAAACGTATAAGAAAAACATGCCACTTCGATAGAACTAGGAACGCGGTTTCCCAATTCGTTTTGCAGTATAatacattattaaatattatatatcataAAAATCGTTTAATGCATTATTCTGCAATCATGATTGATCACTCATTCTCGTTTTATTAAACGATAAGATAAGATTGCGTAGTAATCTACTTGAGTTCACGAACAGTTTGTCGCATTGGGGATTTCGTAGGGATTAGGGCCGTCATAATTATGCAGCGGCATTAAATGGATGCTAAATGGGAGCAATAAACTGTGTCTGTTTTAAgaacaaattttcaaaatagcACAACCAGATTCTTGGCAACCTTGAGTATCCCCCCCTATCAAGTGCTGTCGCAGCGAATTATGACAGATTCCATTTGGGATCCCCACCAACAGCACGGCAAGTGCCCCTCATCTTGAGGCTCTGCCCACTTCTTGTCGTCggttttcaatttgcatttgctgcagCCACGGCTCCTCATCTGGAACCGTCTGTAGCTCtgataaatgatttctttttaatgCTTCGATGGGCCCAACCAAACGGAGCCCGTCCAAACCTACAGCTTATATTTGCAACAGTCGGATGAGTAGGAAGGAACGGGAGGAAGTGGTGGATATTCTGGACGGTGGACGGTGAACGTTGCGcttatttgtttatgttgcACAGAGTAAACAACTAATTTTCATTTGCCGCAGGAGTCGCACAACCACGACAAGATGACGACGACAACCATGATGGGCGACGACAGGAGCAGGGAAAGATGCATTTCTAGGAATACGAATTGGGACCCAAACAATGTCAGTCACGGGACTGTACACCATTTACTTTAAACTTTACTTTAAACAATGCATGAAGAGTTGAGTTCATAAAAACAAGGTAAGTTTCAGCATGTTTAGATTGAACCCATAACTAAATGTTAATTTGTTCTCTCAGGATGCACAATGACGGTTGTCATTCAGAAATACTTGCCGTCCCGGCTATGAAATGTATCTGGTCAAAAGGATAATGCTCGAAACCGGCAGAAAGGCAAGGACATGGGCGAATTGAAGTGCCAGTGGGTGTGAGAAGTTGCTGCCCATAAAAGGCAGCAAAACACattcgcacacacacccatgcaggagtaatacaaaaaaaaaaaaaaaaaaaatgtacaaaaacCGCAAAATAACCAAAAGACATTTAACATCAGCCCGCTCAATTTTCCATCTCTTTTCCCGCTCGGCTGGATTTTCTTTTGTTACACTTGCTCCTGCTCACTGTTTTCATTTCCTTCAGCTCGTGGACATGTAAATATGAGTGCAGCAGAGCAATCATAACAAAAATGCTGCACACTCAAATTATCCCTAAATAATTTAGATCTGTGCGGGCGAACAACTGGGCAACTTTACCTTTTGAAGCCTGTGTGTGCGATGCTGATTTCGGGTTTGCTTATctttcatttcatatttttggccaaaagggaaGAGGCagaggaggcggcggtggcggcggaggaggagaagaTGGTGGTCGTGGAAGAGGACCCAACATGAaagcggaagcggaagtgCTTACCTTTACACACATGCCCATGGGAGTTTATGGAGGCTGAAATCCAACACTTGGCAAAACCGCATTTCATATGCAATGGATATACATTtgaattaaacaaaaataataatttttacattaaattgtaacccatatatattttactttcATCAACAATTTAAGAGATTAAGTAATCAtatcataaaaatgtttttaatacATGTAGCAACGTAAATGATTTCTCCAGGTGTGTGGAAAGTCCTCAGCGGAGGAAGTGGAAGGCGTGGCCGAGGTGGGGAATCCCCTTCGTTTGCCTACTCAGCTTTGAAATATGTCCACAGGTGCTCACCCACCGACTTTtatgccaaacaaaacaaaaacattaaattggCATTAGCGAGGTCGGTCACAAAACTTTGTTTAATAGATTAATAAAAAGCAGGCGCGTAATTGCTGTTTCATATGTCTAGTTACCTAAAATTGCCACAAACCCTAATATAGAATTCTTCATTATAATCTATAACAAATTTAACTTTATGCTTCATTACCGaagacaaaaagaaaatactaAAGAATTTGTTGGCATAATTTTTCCGATTTATATATGAAATAACCACAAAACACAATGTTGTGAAAACTAGTCACTTGTTTTCAAACTTTGTTACATCTTTTCGGTCGAACCTCGCATGGTTGCGTTTAGTTCAAAAGGCTAATTGAAATTTGCCATTAATAATGCAAAAAGGTCTCGGAGAGAAAGTTTTGGGGCTACCCACCCACATGTtggcacatacatacatgcatacacacacacacatatttgTGTCCTGTGTGTGCGTaccattttaaatatttcaaatatttgttacaTTTGCGCGGTGACTGCCAAGTAACGAAATACTGCACTGGAATGGCATGGGATGGGATGTGATGCGATGGAATGggtttgggttgggttgggaGAGAATGGTGTGGGGTCGAGACCACCGCTGACTCGGCCTTGCCATTTACCGCACGCCAAaaacatcagcatcagcatcagcggCGGTGAGCAGTCGGACAAGCCAGGTGGAGTGGCCAGGAGCGTCGTGGAATGAGCCAGGATGCTTATTTTCTGGTCCGTCAGCCGCCGGTGATGTCGACGTCACCGTCACCGCTACCACATGTATAACTGTTACTCCACCTCCTTCAGCAGAGGGTTTTGGTTtcttgtttcttatttttcaatCTTTTTTTTGAGGGGGGGTGGAACCCCATTTTGGATATGTTGTGTGTGCTGCCGTGATTTCGCGAACTGGCACTGTGACTGTccaaaaaaatggaaaataaatgaacaAGGGTGAAGTGCACAGGGGTaggtgaaaaaaaaacatcgagCACATGTTCAAGATGGAATGCTCGAAAATATGTTCGAGGGGTCGAAATCCTGAAATTCAGTGACAAACCGAAAGTTTCCAAGGTGTGGGTGCAAAACCTTAAAGCAATTAAAGattttaaacactttaaaaCACTTACTTTACTGTCactttattaatatttaaactttaGTATCAACGATTTTATTAGATTACGACCTTTGATTTTCATCTGATTaggttagttagttagttaaaATAACATCTGCTGGCTGCCTTGcctttgttttattatttattttttgcttactttcaatttttttctcgttttcgtTGATTATTTCACGAAACAACAACGGCAAACAGAGACCAAAACGAATGCCAGATCCTTGGAGCCCAGGACATGGGtggtatatatacatataactgGCGAGGATAAAAATTGTGCAAAAGGAAAAGACAAAAATTGCTAAAGACTGGGGAAAATCTCTTGAGGCTACTGAAAACTTCGTTCCATTTTGCCATCCCGTACCCGTAACCGGACCCGTACCCGGACTCGACTTTTCCGATCCCCTCCAGACCCTGGTGCTCCGTTTTACCTTGGGCAATCGTACCGTACACATTTCTTATGCTGTGCTTCTTGGCTTTGCGCCTCGGAGGCCCGGCGTCTCAGTCCCCAGTTGCCCATCGTCCTTTGTCCATTGTCCGCCGTGTCCTCCGTCCTCTGTCCTTGTGCTGCATCTCTGTTCCACCAACTGGGCCCTGGCGCGCTCCCTGTCCTTGTCCCTTTCCCACTTGCGCCATTTCCTCGGCGGCTTTTCAGACGGCGGCAGTGGTTTAAACACATGAAACAATTATAAAGTTGCTAAGAAATGTAAACCCAAagagaaaacaatttaattgaatttaaccAGGGGGTTGTCATATCCTAATGGatttaaaacaacaacaatagcaacagcagACCGAAGCGGTAACcgcaactacaacaaccactacatcaaatacaaataaaagctgggagcaaaataaaaaaaaatatagaaaaaacaGTAGAGAACAGTGGAGAGGGGAGAACTTCTGGGAATGGTGACCCAGCGAAGGGGAAACCCCAAATCGAATCGATAGCAggcaaaataattaatattttattgcttgCGAGTAATTGCACTGACTGGTTTTACTAGCTTTAGACAAAATGCACTTACTTGCATTCCCAtttttaccaaaaataaaatcataatattattatttcctttttgctCTGCTGCCAAAGAGCTTTGTTTTTAACGTGTAGATCCTCCGAATTTTGGATCTGTAATAGCCataagttttgttttggccaaagtgGC
This region includes:
- the LOC120457318 gene encoding collagen alpha-1(I) chain — protein: MTTNRSTRLLVLLVLTALVASQQAHAAAVGLKCGGKSAVCVGPLSYQQCVDDLTTGPVVPCELNTRCVTDGLEICVPVKSAAEAPTAAVAKMVTITDSPVVSESAPLVDSTSSASAVEISTEGVGAPASAVPTKPSAPVETTQAPVETTQVPEETTQIPVETTQAPLETTQAPVETTTAAIEETTTGSEAPLEPESTVPSDTTPVDSTLSPGSEGTYPTIEPNTPGADPNAPAGTTLAPGEVDPNSPIHPNSPLNPNAPEESTNEPGLVDPTLPADTTAAPDSPVEGSTAAPGTPADVTTAAPGDVPTAAPGSPAEGSSAAPGAPADVTTAAPGAPADGSSAAPGAPADGSSAAPGSPADVTTAAPGAPADGSSAAPGAPADGSSAAPGSPADVTTAAPGSPADGSSAAPGSPADVTTAAPGAPADGSSAAPGSPADVTTAAPGAPADGSSAAPGAPADGSSAAPGSPADVTTAAPGAPADGSSAAPGSPADVTTAAPGSPADGASAAPGAPADGSSAAPGAPADGSSAAPGAPADVTTAAPGSPADGASAAPGAPADGSSAAPGSPADVTTAAPGSPADGSSAAPGSPADVTTAAPGAPADGSSAAPGAPADVTTAAPGAPADGSSAAPGSPADVTTAAPGAPADGSSAAPGAPADGSSAAPGAPADGSSAAPGSPADVTTAAPGAPADGSSAAPGSPADVTTAAPGAPGEGSSAAPGAPADGSSAAPGSPADVTTAAPGASGDGSSAAPADGSSAAPGSPADVTTAAPGAPGDGSSAAPGSPADVTTAAPGAPADGSSAAPGSPADVTTAAPGAPADGSSAAPGAPADVTTAAPGAPADGSSAAPGSPADVTTAAPGAPADGSSAAPGAPADVTTAAPGAPADGSSAAPGSPADVTTAAPGAPADGSSAAPGAPADVTTAAPGSPADGSSAAPGSPADVTTAAPGAPADGSSAAPGAPADVTTAAPGSPADGSSAAPGSPADVTTAAPGAPADGSSAAPGAPADVTTAAPGSPADGSSAAPGSPADVTTAAPGAPVDGSSAAGGVPADSNVPAGGVPANSNVPAGGVPADSSVPAGGAPADSSVPVGGAPADSNVPAGGVPANSNVAAGGVPANSNAPASGVPAGSSASASSTPGPSSAGSNPPAGSVIPSIPVLPGGAGSWPWHLRPNSPILPPTWRPLLPGQNGSSAPGSGLINPPQRPHPFWPNWQNWVNSWRPKNPVPSTEAPVQPQNPQQPQQPQNPQQPGNNNSENAESVEQAASVPPAEGPASNENASVEDSNKAPSEKSKDKPKSGEDQSKEQEQKKPSSEEKEKDSKEKSDKDSKEKKDNDNKDKKDKSKEEKDNESQKDNEGDDEPSSKEKKQYVKDLIKKLKKGDDCDEDDVYPDVRDCRKYYRCEVKKSGKHKFAHLRCDKKERFDWLAQSCVPKDEARCLEK
- the LOC120457321 gene encoding ubiquitin carboxyl-terminal hydrolase isozyme L5, with amino-acid sequence MAAENPVAGTAEEVEGNWCLIESDPGVFTELIRGFGCTGAQVEEIWTLDADAFHHLEPIHGLIFLFKWVDDKPAGRVVTDRSDIFFARQVISNACATQALLCLLLNLRHSDIDLGQTLNGFKRFCQDLDPETRGHCLGNEEKIRKVHNSFARPVLFEFDTRPGSPDDYCYHFVGYMPIKGKLFELDGMHEGPIELAEIGQHQNWLDVVRPIIEARMERYSVGEIHFNLMALVSDRQRCYERQIQLLVHQPSPLSHAERQSEIATLRTFVKFEQEKKRRYRQENIRRRHNYLPFIVELLKQLGETGQLMPIYEKAKQRAYQCQAYKSDKN